One Manihot esculenta cultivar AM560-2 chromosome 18, M.esculenta_v8, whole genome shotgun sequence genomic window carries:
- the LOC122722459 gene encoding uncharacterized protein LOC122722459 — protein sequence MAVQDKDFLQWPKPMKADVSRRDPDKYCQYHCTYDHDTNSCHQLISEIERLIKKGHLQNFVKKPKGERPQQNTTVERPHRQGAGPVNDGSSGTVNMIMGGTGGWMSRRGRKRSRSRERSSNEVLQVVEQFPVTISFSPEDAHGIQISHDDALVIEAVIHNYRVRKILVDDGSKVNLLLYRVFQQIGILEEQLVRDQAPMKGIQGTPVAVEGKVKVALTLGKLPLSQTHYAVLLVVRLLLSYNTILGRPVLYDFEVVTSIRYLAMKFLTKAEVGVVRG from the coding sequence atggcagttcaAGATAAGGATTTCCTCCAATGGCCTAAGCCCATGAAAGCAGATGTAAGCCGGAGAGATCCTGACAAGTACTGCCAATACCATTGCACCTATGACCATGACACCAACAGCTGCCACCAGCTAATTAGTGAGATCGAAAGGCTAATCAAGAAGGGGCATCTCCAaaactttgtgaagaaacctAAAGGGGAGAGGCCCCAGCAGAACACCACAGTAGAGAGGCCCCATAGACAGGGGGCAGGGCCCGTGAATGACGGCTCCAGCGGAACCGTGAATATGATCATGGGAGGGACTGGAGGTTGGATGAGTAGAAGAGGAAGGAAGAGAAGCCGAAGTAGGGAGAGGAGCAGTAACGAAGTCTTGCAAGTGGTAGAGCAGTTCCCAGTGACCATCTCTTTCTCCCCTGAAGATGCTCATGGCATCCAAATTTCTCATGATGATGCTCTGGTCATCGAGGCCGTCATTCACAACTATCGAGTCCGGAAGATCCTAGTcgatgatgggagcaaggtgaactTGCTGCTCTACAGGGTTTTCCAGCAAATAGGAATACTAGAGGAGCAACTAGTAAGGGATCAAGCCCCGATGAAGGGGATTCAAGGAACCCCAGTGGCCgtggaagggaaggtgaaggtaGCCCTGACTTTGGGAAAATTGCCCCTGTCTCAAACTCATTATGCAGTGTTATTGGTGGTGAGACTCCTGTTAAGCTACAACACAATCTTGGGAAGGCCTGTACTGTACGACTTTGAAGTGGTGACCAGCATCAGATACCTCGCCATGAAATTCCTAACTAAGGCAGAGGTGGGAGTAGTCCGGGGATGA